The following DNA comes from Synechococcales cyanobacterium T60_A2020_003.
ACCTCGGTGAGGATGTCACCCAGGCGGTTATTACTGTTCCTGCGTACTTCAACGACTCCCAGCGTCAGGCCACCAAAGATGCTGGCAAGATCGCAGGTTTAGAAGTGCTGCGGATTATCAACGAGCCGACGGCAGCGTCCCTGGCTTACGGTCTCGACAAGAAGAGCAATGAAACCGTTCTCGTGTTCGACCTAGGCGGTGGAACGTTTGACGTTTCGATTCTGGAAGTGGGTGACGGTGTTTTCGAGGTACTTGCGACCTCTGGAGACACTCATCTAGGTGGCGACGACTTTGACAAGAAGATCGTGGACTACCTTGCGGCTGAATTCAAGAATGTTGAAGGGATTGATCTCCGCAAAGACAAGCAAGCGTTGCAGCGTCTTACGGAAGCCGCAGAGAAAGCCAAAATTGAGTTATCCAGCGTCACCCAGGCTGAGATCAACTTGCCCTTTATCACCGCAACCCAGGATGGCCCCAAGCATCTGGACATGACCCTGACTCGCGCTAAGTTCGAAGAACTCTGCTCTGATCTGATTGATCGTTGCCGGGTTCCCGTTGAGCAGGCCATGAAGGATGCCAAACTGTCACCTTCCGACATCGATGAAGTAGTGATGGTGGGTGGATCTACTCGGATTCCTGCAATTCAGGAACTGGTGAAGC
Coding sequences within:
- a CDS encoding Hsp70 family protein translates to MAKVVGIDLGTTNSCVAVMEGGKPAVIANAEGFRTTPSVVAYAKNGDRLVGQIAKRQAVMNPENTFYSVKRFIGRRYDEVSNELTEVSYKVLNVNGNVKIDCPAKGEQYAPEQISAEVLRKLKEDASKYLGEDVTQAVITVPAYFNDSQRQATKDAGKIAGLEVLRIINEPTAASLAYGLDKKSNETVLVFDLGGGTFDVSILEVGDGVFEVLATSGDTHLGGDDFDKKIVDYLAAEFKNVEGIDLRKDKQALQRLTEAAEKAKIELSSVTQAEINLPFITATQDGPKHLDMTLTRAKFEELCSDLIDRCRVPVEQAMKDAKLSPSDIDEVVMVGGSTRIPAIQELVK